The DNA sequence TAGGTGAGGGCCGCCTGGACCGATTCCTTCATCACATCGCCCATGCTGCCTGTGAGCAGAAGGTCTTTTTTGCCCTTCCTGCACGATGCTTCCACATAGAGTATATCGCCGCCGAACTCCGTCCAGGCAAGGCCGCTCGCCACGCCCACGAAATCTTCTTCGATCCGGCTTTCGGGGAGGTATTTAACCGGCCCGAGATATGTATGAAGATTCTTCGCGGTGATCAAGGTCTTTTTTCGATCGCCCTCGGCCACCTTTCGCGCAACCTTGCGTGCGATGGCCGCGATTTCTCGTTCCAGGTTCCTGAGCCCGGCCTCCCGGGTGTATTCCTGAATGATCCTCTCCATGGCGTGGTCGGCAATCTCAAGCCTTTTCTCGGTCAAACCATTTTCCTTTAACTGTTTGGAAACGAGGTACTGCTTGGCGATTTTAAGCTTTTCTCTCTCCGTGTAACCCGGTATGCTGATAACTTCCATCCTGTCGCGGAGCGCCGACGGGATCGTATCCACCCTGTTCGCCGTCGTGATAAACATGACCTTGGACAGATCGAATGGAACGTTAAGGTAGTGGTCGCTGAACGCATTATTTTGTTCGGGGTCGAGCACCTCCAGAAGCGCGCTTGCCGGGTCACCCCTGAAATCGCTTCCGATCTTGTCTATTTCATCCATCATGAACACCGGGTTATTCGTTCCGGCCTGTTTGATGCTCTGGATAATTCTGCCAGGCATGGAGCCCACGTAGGTACGTCTGTGGCCTCGGATCTCCGCTTCGTCCTTCATGCCTCCCAACGATATGCGCGAAAACTTCCTGCCTATGGCCCGTGCGATCGATTTTCCGAGTGAGGTTTTACCTACACCGGGCGGGCCCACAAAACAAAGGATGGGGCCTTTCATCTCCTTCTTGAGCTTGAGCACGCTTAAGAATTCAAGGATTCGCTCTTTCACCTTGTCGAGATCGTAGTGATCATGGTCAAGGATCGTTCTCGCCTGCTTGATATCAATGTTATCTTTGGTGGAGTTACTCCAGGGGAGCTCCACGAGCCATTCGATGTAAGTCCTCACCATGGTCGATTCTATGGCGTCGGGATGCATCATGTCGAGGCGTTCGAGCTGTTTGTTCGCCTCTTTCTCCACGTCTTTGGGCATCTTTGCCTTTTTGATGCGCTTGCGCAGGTCTTCTACGTCCTCAGATCTTTCGTCGCTCTCACCCAACTCGGTGCGGATCGCCTTCATCTGTTCCCGCAAAAAATACTCTCTTTGCGATTTCGTCATCTCTTCTTTTGCCTGGGAGAGGATTTTAGCTTGAACGTTGAGCATCTCTATTTCTTTGCCTAATATTTCGGAAAGCCTTCTCAAGCGTTCCACCGGGTTTATGATCTCGAGGATCTCCTGGGCCTTATCCACGTTAAGCCCGAGGTTCGCCGCAGCAATATCAGCCAGTCGGCCCGGCTCATCGATGGTATCGAGAACCATGAGTATGTCGGGAGGTACCATACGGCCCATGGAGACGACCTTCTCCATCTCTTCCTTGACATAGCGCATGAGCGCCTCTATCTCGAGGGTAATTTCGGTGATGATCGGTTCTTCGATGCTCGAAATGCGCGCGAGATACGTGGGCACTTCCTGCACATACTCGTCGATGCGTGCTTTTTTTAAGCCCTGGATCAGGACTTTCACCCTGCCGTCGGGAAGCCGAAGCATCCTCATAATCTGAGAGACGACCCCGATGGAATAAACCCGGTCCGGCAGAGGGTCTTCATCGGTCAAGTCCTTTTGCGCAGCAACAAAGATCAATCTGTCCTTTGACAAGGACTTTTCTACGGCATTGATAGACATGTCCCTCCCCACAAAGAGTGGGAGAACCACCGAGGGATACATGACCATATCTCTCACCGGAAGCACGGGCAGGATCTCCGGTATATCCAATTGTTCAAATTCCGTCATATTATTTTGAAGCCTCCGTTCTTGCTATCAAAGATTCTACGATTTAAAGAAGATGGTGAAAGCACGGTATGATTCGAAGATATCGAGCTTGCTCGACAATTCATAGGGTGAGTGCATGGTCAAAAGCGGCACACCGCAATCAAGTATATCCATGCCGTACGCGGCAAGGTATTTCGCCACCGTTCCACCTCCCCCTTCGTCGATTTTTCCGAGTTCTCCCGTCTGCCAGATAATATTCTCCCTGGTAAAGAGCCTCGTGATCTCTCCAACAAATTCGGCGCTGGCGTCGCTCGCCCCCACCTTGCCCATATGCCCGGTGAATTTTGAAATGCAAACGCCCCGGCCGAGATAGGCGGCATTCTGACGCTCGTGGACATCCTGAAAGGTCGGATTGAGAGCGCCATTCACGTCCGCAGAAAGCGCCTTCGAATAGAAAAGCATCTTTCTTGATTCCGCATCGCTCATCGCTAAACCCTGGCCCGCCATGACTTCATCGAGAAACAGCTGCAGGAAGGCCGATCTAACGCTTGTGGCCCCCTCCGAGCCGATTTCTTCCTTGTCCGTAAAAATAGCAAGACACGGGCGCTCGAGATCTTCAGTCTCGCAGATCGCCTGAAGAAGCGTAAAGGCTGAAGCCCGGTCATCTTGTCCATAAGCACCCACCATGCTCCTGTCGATGCCCACATCTTTGGCCTTGAATGCGGGAACTACCTCCAACTCGGCGCTGATAAAGTCATTTTCCGCAATATCGTATTTGTCGGCCATGAGCTTCAAGACGTATTCTTTCACGGCATCTTTTTCCTTGCCCACAAGCGGAAGGCTTCCAAAAACTACGGTGAGCTTCTCGCCATCGATCGCGTCGGAAAGCTTCTTTTCGTCCTGAGTCTTGCGGGAAAGGTGGGGCAGCAGGTCGTCGATCATGAAGACAGGGTCTTCGTCCTCCTCCCCGACGACAATCTGCACCGAAGTGCCATCTCCCTTTACCACCACGCCATGAAGGGCAAGCGGCATGGCGAGCCACTGATATTTCTTGATGCCGCCGTAATAGTGTGTGCGCAAGAGCGCCAGATCGACGTCTTCGTACAGGGGGTTCTGTTTGAGGTCGAGCCTCGGTGCATCGATGTGAGCAACGATAATGTTAAGTCCCGCCGACGGGCCCCGGCTTCCGGCCACATAAGCGATCACTTCCTTACCGCGGTTTACCGCATATACCTTTTTCTTCGTGCAATCGGTCTGAAAATTGTTGATCTTCAGATACCGCTCGATATATTCGGCAGCCTCTCTCTCAGTCTTGGCACGATCGAGAAATTCCTTGTACTCTTCAGCGAACTGAAAGATTTCTTTAATTTCCTCTTTTGACTTGGATTTCCACCCTGATTGTCTTTGCATGAGATAGTATAGATTACCAGAATCAACCCCCTTTAGTCAACCCGAGGGCATAAACCTCCGGTACCCACCGGTTAAGCCGCAATGATTCAGTTGGGCCCTTGCGAAATCTCCCGAATAATACCCATTTTCACATACAGGGTCTCACTGCCTGCCGAATCACAGGGAGTTTCTTCATGAAGAGGAGAGAACCGACGATAGAGAGTGAGCCGCCAATGATAAGGGTATCGGGAGCACCGATCCTGCTTGCAAGGCTACCTGCCATGATGCTTCCGAAGGGGACCGTACCGGCCATGGCCATGGTGTAAAAGCTCATGATACGCCCCCGTTTATCTTCCTCAACGATAGTCTGCAAGATCGTGTTGCTCGAAGCCATCTGGACGATCATACCTAAACCGGTGAAAAAGAGGATGAAGACAGAGAGCACAAAATGGCGGGAAAAGGAGAAGATGACAAGCCCCGCGCCAAACATGCTCGAAGCGATGACAATAAGCCTTCCTAAACCAAGGATGGATTTGCGGGAGGCAAGATAGAGCGCCCCCGCGAGCGCGCCCACGCCGAGCGCGCCCATGAGAAAACCCAGGGTGTGAGGTCCTCCGTGGAGTATGTCCCGCGCGAAAATGGGCATGAGGACCACATACGGCATACCAACGAGGCTCGTGAGGGCCAACAGAAGAAGGACATATCGAATCGGCGGAAAGCCTAAAACATATCGATACCCCTCTTTTAATCCATGAAAAAGGGAGGCAGACCTGTTCTCGTTCTTTGGTTTAGGTATCCTCATGGCAAGCAGTGTAGCAATAATGGCGAGAAAACTTATGGCGTTTAGCAGAAAGCAGGGACCCTCGCCAATGGCGGCCACGACCAGACCGGCGATTGACGGGCCTACGAGCCGTGCGCTATTGAACATAAAAGAGTTGAGCGCAATAGCATTCCCAAGGTCTTGCTTGTTTTCTACCATCTCTATGACAAAGGACTGGCGGGCCGGCATGTCCACGGCATTGATGGAGCCGAGAAAGATACTTAACAGCACAAGGTGCCAGACCTGAATCTGTCCGCTTATGGTAAGAAACGCCAGAATAGACGCCTGGAGAGTGGCCAACGTCTGCGTTATGATGAGGAGATTCCGACGGTGGATACGGTCAATTAAGACCCCCGCAAAGGAGGTGAGGAAAAAAATCGGGGCCTGGCCGGTAAAGCCTATGAGACCCAGGTAAAAGGCGGAATTGGTCAGGCGGTAAACAAGCCAGCTCATAGCTATCTGCTGCATCCATGTCCCGATCAGGGAAACACCCTGGCCCCCAAAGAAAAGCCGGTAATTCCTGTAACGAAAAGCCCTTCCGATAAAATCAAAGGTCGATTGTTTGGCCGCTGGCGGTGATTCTCTATCCATATTCTCTCAAGTCCCTTGCCTGCTGAATTGTAAGATTATTTGAATGTGGCCGCAACTACAGGGAGGGCGAGCATCCAAACCTTATGCACGCCTGATCCCGCCAGTGCGTCACGCACAAAAGATCCCCTCTGCTACGAAATGCGCGCGCCTCCACCCGGTCAGGCGAAGCGGGCAACATCTGCCTCACCCTTTCTCCGAATCATTGAGAAAGCGGTGTTTCTTCCAGTATTCGTATTCATAGGGCCACTCTTGTTTACGCCAGATCATGAGGGATCGCATGCGTTCCTGAAATTTAACCGAGGTACTTTCGTACTCGCCTTTTGTTTCTTTGTTCTTCCAGGCCGCCACCAGCTTCTCACCCAATGCGTACGCCCCTTTTCTCAGATCGTGAGGGAAATCCTGCCCTTGCAACCGGCCCATGGTGGCGCATACCGAACCCACGGGAATAGCCCCCGTAGTCACCAAGAAATGATTCAGATAGTCGGCAATCGGTTGCTCATCTCCTCCCCCGGAAGTGACCACAGAAGCCCCATACTTGCCCTCGAAGCTTTGGCAGTGAACCACGCCACAGCAGCGATCTATAAAGGCTTTCAGCTGGGCGCTCACGTGGAATATGTAATTGGGGCTTGCCAGGATAAGACCTTCTGCCTTAATGATCTTTGCCTTGACCGCGTTAAATTCATCCTTTTGCGGGCACACCCCTACCCGGTGGCACGTATCACAGCCGAGACACGGCTTTATTTCTCCTCCCCGAATAGCGATGGTCTCGGTCTCAGCTCCTTTGCTTTCTGCCCCCTCAAGCACCACTTTGAGTAATGCGGCCGTGTTTCCTTTGATCCCCTTTGGACTACCGATAAGAGCGACGATTTTCATAAGCAGGTCCTTCCGACGGTTTCATGTTTTGTATAGACAGATACTCCTCGCTTCCGCCCACACAATAGTATACGTCTGAAGCGTCCTTTTCACAACTCGTTGAACAAAATCAAAATGCCCTTGAGATCGTAGCTGCCCTCGGTTTTCTCCGCCTCGACCTATCATTTCCAAACCGCATGCCATCCAGAGGGGCCGCATGATGGGTTCACGTGCGAAAAGGCCAAAAAAAATCCTACGTACATATAGAGAAATGGACCGGACCTGCGTATAATTAATTAGATATAAGGATCACGTTCACAGGAGGTGACGATATGTTGAAACCGACCAAGATTCTCGTACCCACCGACTTCTCCGCCTATTCAGACAAAGCATTGGAGCAAGCGCTCGATATAGCCAGGCAGTATAACGCACAGGTCTTTCTTCTCCACGTTATTGAACACGACATGGATTTTCTTTTAGGGCTCTATCCGACGTATTCCGAAGAGTTGGTGCGGATGATAAAGAACCATCCGTGGAATGAGGCGGAAGAAAACATCAAGAAACAGCTTGCCAAGTTTTCGCAAGTAAGAGAGGTAAAGATAACCACCAAAGTTTGCCAGGGGGTTGCTTATCAGGAAATACTGGAGGAGGCAAAAGACAAGGGCATCGATCTCATCGTGATAGCCTCTCTCGGAAGATCGGGTATCGCAAAGTACCTGATCGGCGGTGTGGCCCGCAATGTGCTTAAGGGCTC is a window from the Syntrophorhabdaceae bacterium genome containing:
- a CDS encoding MFS transporter — its product is MDRESPPAAKQSTFDFIGRAFRYRNYRLFFGGQGVSLIGTWMQQIAMSWLVYRLTNSAFYLGLIGFTGQAPIFFLTSFAGVLIDRIHRRNLLIITQTLATLQASILAFLTISGQIQVWHLVLLSIFLGSINAVDMPARQSFVIEMVENKQDLGNAIALNSFMFNSARLVGPSIAGLVVAAIGEGPCFLLNAISFLAIIATLLAMRIPKPKNENRSASLFHGLKEGYRYVLGFPPIRYVLLLLALTSLVGMPYVVLMPIFARDILHGGPHTLGFLMGALGVGALAGALYLASRKSILGLGRLIVIASSMFGAGLVIFSFSRHFVLSVFILFFTGLGMIVQMASSNTILQTIVEEDKRGRIMSFYTMAMAGTVPFGSIMAGSLASRIGAPDTLIIGGSLSIVGSLLFMKKLPVIRQAVRPCM
- the lon gene encoding endopeptidase La, producing MTEFEQLDIPEILPVLPVRDMVMYPSVVLPLFVGRDMSINAVEKSLSKDRLIFVAAQKDLTDEDPLPDRVYSIGVVSQIMRMLRLPDGRVKVLIQGLKKARIDEYVQEVPTYLARISSIEEPIITEITLEIEALMRYVKEEMEKVVSMGRMVPPDILMVLDTIDEPGRLADIAAANLGLNVDKAQEILEIINPVERLRRLSEILGKEIEMLNVQAKILSQAKEEMTKSQREYFLREQMKAIRTELGESDERSEDVEDLRKRIKKAKMPKDVEKEANKQLERLDMMHPDAIESTMVRTYIEWLVELPWSNSTKDNIDIKQARTILDHDHYDLDKVKERILEFLSVLKLKKEMKGPILCFVGPPGVGKTSLGKSIARAIGRKFSRISLGGMKDEAEIRGHRRTYVGSMPGRIIQSIKQAGTNNPVFMMDEIDKIGSDFRGDPASALLEVLDPEQNNAFSDHYLNVPFDLSKVMFITTANRVDTIPSALRDRMEVISIPGYTEREKLKIAKQYLVSKQLKENGLTEKRLEIADHAMERIIQEYTREAGLRNLEREIAAIARKVARKVAEGDRKKTLITAKNLHTYLGPVKYLPESRIEEDFVGVASGLAWTEFGGDILYVEASCRKGKKDLLLTGSMGDVMKESVQAALTYIKSKANELSIDKDIFNDLEMHVHVPQGAIPKDGPSAGITMATAMISAITGKPVNRKVAMTGEITLTGRVLAIGGLKEKTLAALRNRIERVIIPEENLHELADIPAYVKKKITFLPVKNMDDVVGIIFHKG
- a CDS encoding flavodoxin family protein — translated: MKIVALIGSPKGIKGNTAALLKVVLEGAESKGAETETIAIRGGEIKPCLGCDTCHRVGVCPQKDEFNAVKAKIIKAEGLILASPNYIFHVSAQLKAFIDRCCGVVHCQSFEGKYGASVVTSGGGDEQPIADYLNHFLVTTGAIPVGSVCATMGRLQGQDFPHDLRKGAYALGEKLVAAWKNKETKGEYESTSVKFQERMRSLMIWRKQEWPYEYEYWKKHRFLNDSEKG
- a CDS encoding universal stress protein — protein: MLKPTKILVPTDFSAYSDKALEQALDIARQYNAQVFLLHVIEHDMDFLLGLYPTYSEELVRMIKNHPWNEAEENIKKQLAKFSQVREVKITTKVCQGVAYQEILEEAKDKGIDLIVIASLGRSGIAKYLIGGVARNVLKGSTCPVLLTK
- a CDS encoding aminopeptidase, with amino-acid sequence MQRQSGWKSKSKEEIKEIFQFAEEYKEFLDRAKTEREAAEYIERYLKINNFQTDCTKKKVYAVNRGKEVIAYVAGSRGPSAGLNIIVAHIDAPRLDLKQNPLYEDVDLALLRTHYYGGIKKYQWLAMPLALHGVVVKGDGTSVQIVVGEEDEDPVFMIDDLLPHLSRKTQDEKKLSDAIDGEKLTVVFGSLPLVGKEKDAVKEYVLKLMADKYDIAENDFISAELEVVPAFKAKDVGIDRSMVGAYGQDDRASAFTLLQAICETEDLERPCLAIFTDKEEIGSEGATSVRSAFLQLFLDEVMAGQGLAMSDAESRKMLFYSKALSADVNGALNPTFQDVHERQNAAYLGRGVCISKFTGHMGKVGASDASAEFVGEITRLFTRENIIWQTGELGKIDEGGGGTVAKYLAAYGMDILDCGVPLLTMHSPYELSSKLDIFESYRAFTIFFKS